From Pseudomonas hefeiensis, one genomic window encodes:
- a CDS encoding C13 family peptidase, protein MRSFALLALTLLLTACGDGESLLPPDARLPDGGRYRGELVDGLLQGQGRVDYPNGSWYAGQFDKGQWHGTGEWHGSNGEVYRGEFQQGLFNGQGSLTTPTSSYTGGFKQGRRDGEGMLKEHGMIYRGEFKADRYSGFGRLELEDGSQYQGPFVNGKPNGEGQRFDASGNQFTGNFVDGQLQGKGTFNSAEGDVYIGGFKNNQLSGRGRYENADGDVWIGQFKEGALTGKGQLIGADGSHYLGQFNDWRFSGQGRLNLPDGSFYIGQFENDTYHGRGTLALTDGTVQSGTWANGLRVRDAGGRLLPDVLELGLLAQGRLLENALANIPASTPAVELYSLTVGGDGKQSVFLRESDYVANMLTSRFGAFGQIRLVNHRDHLGDRPMATRESLRRAASTLAERSGPEDLIFIYLTSHGTSEHELVLDQPRMELADLPADELAVVLAPLKDRDKIVVISACYSGGFIPALKNERTLIMTASRADRVSFGCSEEANFTYFGDALFAQALNQTDDLEQAFKRAKATVAEREQADNFEASEPQIWAPRTVLSHWQLLRKQQARKALQSTALNDEAQKSN, encoded by the coding sequence ATGCGCTCATTTGCCCTCTTGGCCCTGACCCTGCTGCTCACCGCTTGCGGCGACGGCGAATCGCTGTTGCCACCCGACGCGCGCCTGCCCGACGGCGGACGCTATCGCGGCGAGCTGGTGGACGGATTGCTGCAAGGCCAGGGACGTGTCGACTACCCCAACGGCAGTTGGTACGCCGGGCAGTTCGACAAAGGCCAGTGGCACGGCACCGGGGAATGGCACGGCAGCAATGGCGAGGTCTATCGCGGCGAGTTCCAGCAGGGCCTGTTCAACGGCCAGGGTAGCCTGACCACGCCCACCAGCAGCTACACCGGCGGCTTCAAGCAAGGCCGGCGCGACGGTGAGGGCATGCTCAAAGAACACGGGATGATCTACCGCGGCGAATTCAAGGCCGACCGCTATTCCGGCTTCGGGCGCCTGGAGCTTGAGGACGGCAGCCAGTATCAGGGGCCGTTCGTCAACGGCAAGCCCAACGGTGAAGGCCAGCGTTTCGACGCCAGCGGCAACCAGTTCACCGGAAATTTCGTCGATGGCCAGCTCCAGGGCAAGGGCACCTTCAACAGCGCCGAGGGCGATGTCTACATCGGCGGTTTCAAGAACAATCAGCTCAGCGGTCGCGGTCGCTATGAAAATGCCGACGGCGATGTCTGGATCGGCCAGTTCAAGGAAGGCGCGCTCACCGGCAAGGGCCAACTGATCGGCGCCGACGGCAGCCACTACCTCGGCCAATTCAATGACTGGCGCTTTAGCGGCCAGGGTCGCCTGAACCTGCCCGACGGCAGTTTTTATATCGGCCAGTTCGAGAACGACACCTACCACGGGCGCGGCACTCTGGCGCTGACCGATGGCACCGTGCAAAGCGGCACCTGGGCCAACGGCCTGCGAGTGCGTGACGCTGGCGGCCGACTGTTGCCGGATGTGCTCGAACTCGGCCTCCTGGCCCAGGGGCGCCTGCTGGAAAATGCCCTGGCCAATATTCCGGCCTCGACGCCCGCGGTGGAGCTGTACAGCCTGACGGTGGGCGGCGACGGCAAGCAGAGTGTGTTCCTGCGCGAGTCCGACTACGTCGCCAACATGCTCACCAGCCGTTTTGGCGCGTTCGGCCAGATCCGCCTGGTCAACCACCGCGATCACCTCGGTGACCGGCCCATGGCCACTCGCGAAAGCCTGCGCCGCGCCGCCAGCACCTTGGCCGAACGCAGCGGCCCGGAAGACCTGATCTTCATCTACCTGACCAGCCACGGCACCAGCGAACACGAACTGGTGCTCGACCAACCGCGCATGGAACTGGCCGACCTGCCCGCCGATGAACTGGCCGTGGTACTGGCGCCGCTGAAGGATCGCGACAAGATCGTGGTGATTTCGGCGTGTTATTCCGGCGGTTTCATCCCGGCGCTCAAAAATGAACGCACCTTGATCATGACCGCTTCGCGCGCCGACCGGGTGTCTTTCGGCTGCTCCGAGGAGGCCAACTTCACCTACTTCGGCGACGCGCTGTTCGCCCAGGCACTGAACCAGACCGACGACCTTGAGCAAGCCTTCAAGCGCGCCAAGGCCACCGTTGCCGAGCGGGAGCAGGCGGACAATTTCGAAGCCTCCGAACCGCAGATCTGGGCGCCCAGGACCGTCCTTTCTCATTGGCAGCTATTGCGCAAGCAACAAGCGCGCAAAGCATTACAAAGTACGGCATTGAACGACGAGGCCCAAAAGAGCAACTAA
- a CDS encoding MaoC family dehydratase, with protein MPYVPVAALKDYVGKELGRSEWLTIDQERINLFAEATGDFQFIHVDPVKAAQTPFGSTIAHGFLSLSLMPKLMEDILILPEGVKMVVNYGLDSVRFIQPVKVDSKVRLKVDLVDVTEKKPGQWLLKATATLEIEGSDKPAYIAEPLSLCFV; from the coding sequence ATGCCCTATGTTCCCGTTGCAGCGCTCAAAGATTATGTCGGCAAGGAACTTGGACGTTCCGAATGGCTTACCATCGATCAGGAGCGCATTAACCTGTTCGCCGAAGCCACTGGCGACTTTCAGTTCATCCACGTCGATCCGGTCAAGGCCGCGCAGACACCGTTTGGCAGCACCATCGCCCACGGTTTCCTGTCGCTGTCGCTGATGCCCAAGCTGATGGAAGACATCCTGATCCTGCCCGAAGGCGTGAAGATGGTCGTCAACTACGGACTGGACAGCGTGCGTTTCATCCAGCCCGTGAAAGTCGACTCCAAGGTCCGCCTCAAGGTCGACCTGGTGGACGTTACCGAGAAGAAACCCGGCCAATGGCTGCTCAAGGCCACCGCTACCCTGGAAATCGAGGGTTCGGACAAACCGGCCTACATCGCTGAACCCCTGTCGCTCTGCTTCGTGTAG
- a CDS encoding CidA/LrgA family protein: MLLRGLTWLVLFQLLGTAINHLFLPVLPGPIIGLLLLLGYLVIRGEVGEPLNLAAGSLLRYLPLLLVPPAVGVMVYARAIAADFWAIVGALVLSLILSMAFTGVLMQRLARRHTLESEDGQ; encoded by the coding sequence ATGTTGCTACGGGGCCTGACCTGGCTGGTGCTGTTCCAATTGCTGGGCACCGCCATCAATCATTTGTTCCTGCCGGTGTTGCCGGGGCCGATCATTGGCCTGCTATTGCTGCTGGGCTATCTGGTCATCCGTGGTGAAGTCGGCGAGCCACTGAACCTGGCAGCCGGCAGCCTGCTGCGTTACTTACCGTTGCTGCTGGTGCCGCCAGCGGTCGGGGTGATGGTGTACGCCCGGGCCATTGCCGCCGATTTCTGGGCCATTGTCGGCGCACTGGTGCTGTCGTTGATCCTGTCCATGGCGTTTACCGGCGTGCTGATGCAACGCCTGGCCCGGCGTCACACCCTCGAGTCGGAGGATGGGCAATGA
- a CDS encoding LON peptidase substrate-binding domain-containing protein — translation MSLPLFPLNTVLFPGCILDLQIFEARYLDMIGRCMKMGEGFGVVCILDGEEVGIAPDGFARVGCEARITDFSQQDNGLLGIRVQGGRRFIVHRSSVQADQLTVAEVEWLEDEPEQPLQDEDADLVALLKALAEHPMVEALNMGTEATGQQSLANQLAYLLPFNELDKLDLLQLDDPQQRLDAIQVLLDELQGELFA, via the coding sequence ATGAGCTTGCCGCTTTTCCCGTTGAACACGGTACTGTTCCCCGGTTGCATCCTCGATTTGCAGATTTTCGAGGCGCGTTACCTCGACATGATCGGTCGCTGCATGAAAATGGGCGAGGGGTTCGGGGTGGTGTGCATCCTTGATGGTGAGGAAGTCGGCATCGCTCCTGACGGATTTGCGCGGGTGGGTTGTGAAGCGCGAATCACCGATTTCTCCCAACAGGACAACGGTCTGCTGGGCATCCGCGTGCAGGGTGGACGACGTTTTATCGTACACCGCAGCAGTGTCCAGGCCGATCAACTGACCGTCGCTGAAGTCGAGTGGCTGGAGGATGAACCGGAACAGCCGCTGCAGGATGAGGATGCTGACCTGGTGGCGCTGCTCAAGGCCCTGGCCGAACATCCGATGGTCGAGGCCCTGAACATGGGCACCGAAGCCACCGGCCAGCAGTCGCTCGCCAATCAACTGGCCTACCTGCTGCCCTTCAATGAGCTGGACAAGCTCGACCTGCTGCAGCTCGATGACCCGCAGCAGCGGCTGGATGCGATCCAGGTCCTGCTCGATGAGTTGCAGGGCGAACTCTTCGCCTGA
- a CDS encoding bifunctional DedA family/phosphatase PAP2 family protein, translating to MGPWLDSITGWLTANPQWLAAAVFIVACVECLAIAGLLVPGTVLLFAVAVLAGSGALSLGETLLLGLLGGLLGDLVSYFLGRHFHQNIRRLPGLRHHPEWMSAAESYFQRYGIASLLVGRFIGPLRPMLPMVAGMFDMPFPRFAAVSLLAAAGWSVAYLLPGWATGAAIRLPLPEGFWPQAGVVIGSIAVMIGLSVNSSLRRHRHAAALIAGLGLLILIGLFIGFRYLTAFDQGLVALVQEHRSPTLDEIAVTFTLIGEFHYMLIFSALLTGLLLLARQWRQAIFAGATLLFTALANTGTKHFFARVRPEVLTEPLTSYSMPSGHASGAFALFLALAVLAGRGQPPRLRLTWLLLGCLPALAIALSRVYLGAHWPSDIVAGAMLAACVCAAVLWLSQRQTPLPAMPPKIWWLILPAMVAAFSFFALRHLPNGLLRYAY from the coding sequence ATGGGCCCATGGCTCGATAGCATCACCGGCTGGCTGACCGCCAACCCGCAATGGCTGGCGGCGGCGGTGTTTATCGTTGCGTGTGTGGAGTGCCTGGCCATCGCCGGGCTGCTCGTGCCGGGTACGGTGCTGTTGTTTGCGGTCGCGGTACTGGCCGGCAGCGGAGCGTTGTCGCTGGGCGAGACATTGCTGCTGGGCCTGCTGGGCGGTTTGCTGGGGGACTTGGTGTCGTATTTCCTGGGCAGGCATTTTCACCAGAACATCCGGCGCCTGCCGGGGTTGCGGCATCACCCGGAATGGATGAGCGCGGCGGAAAGCTATTTCCAGCGCTATGGCATCGCCAGCCTGCTGGTGGGGCGCTTCATCGGCCCGTTACGGCCAATGTTGCCGATGGTGGCCGGGATGTTCGACATGCCCTTCCCGCGCTTCGCCGCCGTCAGTCTGCTGGCCGCCGCCGGCTGGAGCGTGGCGTATCTGTTGCCAGGCTGGGCCACTGGCGCAGCGATCCGCCTGCCGTTGCCCGAAGGTTTCTGGCCGCAGGCCGGTGTCGTGATTGGCAGCATCGCGGTGATGATCGGGTTGAGTGTCAACAGCAGCCTGCGGCGCCATCGACATGCCGCGGCGCTGATTGCAGGCCTGGGCCTGTTGATTCTGATCGGGCTGTTCATCGGCTTTCGCTATCTCACAGCGTTCGATCAGGGGCTGGTGGCTCTGGTCCAGGAGCATCGCAGCCCGACCCTGGATGAAATCGCCGTGACCTTCACGCTGATCGGCGAATTCCACTACATGTTGATTTTCAGCGCCTTGCTGACCGGGCTGCTGTTACTGGCGCGCCAATGGCGCCAGGCAATCTTTGCCGGGGCCACGCTGCTGTTCACCGCCCTGGCCAATACCGGCACCAAGCACTTTTTCGCCCGTGTACGCCCGGAAGTCCTGACCGAGCCGCTGACCAGCTACAGCATGCCCAGCGGTCATGCCTCCGGCGCCTTTGCCCTTTTCCTGGCCCTGGCCGTCCTGGCCGGACGCGGACAACCGCCACGCCTGCGCCTGACCTGGCTGTTGCTGGGCTGTTTGCCGGCGTTGGCCATTGCCTTGTCGCGGGTGTACCTCGGCGCCCATTGGCCGAGCGACATCGTCGCCGGCGCCATGCTCGCCGCCTGCGTCTGCGCGGCGGTGCTGTGGCTGAGCCAGCGCCAGACCCCGCTGCCGGCCATGCCGCCGAAAATCTGGTGGTTGATCCTGCCGGCGATGGTGGCGGCGTTCAGCTTCTTCGCACTGCGGCACCTGCCCAATGGGCTGCTGCGGTATGCCTATTGA
- a CDS encoding DNA-3-methyladenine glycosylase — MTDSPPLPNALPHGFFDRDAQVLARDLLGKVIRHKVGDLWLSARIIETEAYYFAEKGSHASLGYTEKRKALFLDGGHIYMYYARGGDSLNFSAHGPGNAVLIKSAYPWVDTISGPASLAQMLLNNPDAQGRPRPSQKLCAGQTLLCKALGLKVPQWDAKRFDPERLLVEDVGVPTVNVIQTTRLGIPLGRDEHLFYRFVDAAYAPWCTRNPLRRGQVEGRDYFLLP; from the coding sequence ATGACCGATTCGCCGCCACTGCCAAACGCCCTTCCCCACGGTTTTTTTGATCGCGATGCCCAGGTGCTCGCCCGGGACCTGCTGGGCAAAGTCATCCGCCACAAGGTCGGTGACTTGTGGCTCAGCGCACGGATCATCGAAACCGAAGCCTATTACTTCGCCGAAAAGGGCAGCCACGCTTCGCTGGGCTACACGGAAAAACGTAAGGCTTTGTTTCTGGATGGCGGCCACATCTATATGTATTACGCCCGGGGTGGCGATTCACTGAATTTCAGCGCCCACGGCCCCGGCAATGCGGTGCTGATCAAATCGGCGTACCCGTGGGTCGACACTATTTCCGGGCCGGCGAGCCTGGCGCAGATGCTGCTCAACAATCCCGATGCCCAAGGTCGCCCGCGCCCCTCGCAAAAGCTTTGCGCCGGCCAGACATTGCTGTGCAAGGCCCTGGGGCTGAAAGTGCCGCAATGGGACGCCAAACGCTTCGACCCCGAGCGCTTGCTGGTGGAAGACGTGGGCGTGCCGACGGTCAATGTGATCCAGACCACCCGCCTGGGCATCCCACTGGGGCGGGACGAACACCTGTTCTACCGCTTCGTCGACGCCGCTTACGCACCCTGGTGCACGCGGAACCCGCTGCGTCGCGGACAGGTCGAAGGGCGGGATTATTTTTTGTTGCCCTGA